Sequence from the Rhodanobacter sp. genome:
CCAGCGCCTTGTGGCCCTTGAGCGCAAACAGGCCGGCGGCCTCGGATTCCGCGAGGAACGGCGCGTCCAGCGCGCTGTCGTGCAGGGTGAACGGCACGTTCATGCGCGAGCGTGCGGCGGGATCGACCGCGTTGCGGTAGTAGCCGCCGGAACCGTCGATGGCCGCGTACAGCCGCTCCGCCTTGCCGCGGTTGCGCTCGCCCATGGCGGCGAGTCCACCCTGCGCCTTCAGCCACTGGAAGGTGAGACCGGCGAGGTACCAGCCCCAGGTATTCGGCGTGTTGAGCATGGAGTCCTGCGCCGCATGCTCGGCGTAGCGGAAGATCTTCGCCATCGGCCGCGTGGCGCGCGCCAACAGGTCGCGGCGCACGATCATCACCACCAGGCCGGAAGGACCGATGTTCTTCTGCGCACCGGCGTAGATCAGGCCGAAGCGGCGCACGTCCAGCGGCGCGGAGAGGATGTCGGAGGACATGTCCGCCACCAGCGGCACGTCGCCGGTGGCGGGCACCTCGTGGAACTGCACGCCATGGATGGTCTCGTTGGGCGTGTAGTGCACGTAGGCGGCGTGCGGGTCGAGCTTCCATTCGGCACGCGGCGGCAGGCAG
This genomic interval carries:
- the serC gene encoding phosphoserine transaminase — protein: MSQVWNFSAGPAALPREVLERAQRELLDWNGSGMSVMEQSHRGKRFIAMAAQAEADLRELAAIPDDYAVLFLQGGATQHFAQIPMNLAGEGDVADYIVNGHWGEKAANEAASYVRVNVAASSKGKGYRCLPPRAEWKLDPHAAYVHYTPNETIHGVQFHEVPATGDVPLVADMSSDILSAPLDVRRFGLIYAGAQKNIGPSGLVVMIVRRDLLARATRPMAKIFRYAEHAAQDSMLNTPNTWGWYLAGLTFQWLKAQGGLAAMGERNRGKAERLYAAIDGSGGYYRNAVDPAARSRMNVPFTLHDSALDAPFLAESEAAGLFALKGHKALGGMRASLYNAVPPEAVEALVAFMGDFAARHG